The genomic stretch aagagagaaaaatgtgagaaatagagtagatttggtgtattgtttgttataagagaagtatgagagaaatagaagagaaagaaatgtaactatttttgaaaagacaaaaatatcctttactaaacaaaattattacaccatgaatttaaaaaatagataaaagttaatattttaataattgaataaaattggAAAATGGATACTCTTTCTCATTTCTCTCAAATTATGAGAAGATTGAAAAAGTAGTGAGACCCATTGATTATagctctctctcttctctttctcaccTCAACCaaactaggggtgttcaaaatcaaaccaacccaatagaaaaccgcaaaccaaaccaaaccaaaccgaaaccgcaaaaaatcgcatttggttcggattagtttgggtcattttttaacaaaaccgcacggttcgattccgtttgcggtttgtattttgtaaaccgaaccaaaccgaatcaaaccgcattatgttacaacctaaattttacttaactcacattcaacccaaacttaaacctattatacattagccttatgattacgaacaattttctcatccttacacatataatttcagtcctgatcttctcaaatctctaataacattatcgcaccttctttgccacatacatcttccctattcttttataatctctactctcttatattatttctttttcaccttctcatttttatgtaaatgttccatatttcagtttcgtttttatcgcacatcttcttctctaatctctcaacaccttttatttttctttttcaccttcactaatctttcgtctcttctattttttttcattgtaataatttttatattattttatgctattattttatgtttaatattccacttttgtctaatttaatttttatatattaaatggaaaattgttgtgaaaatatgacgagttttgttgttatttgctaGTGTATGattgtctaaatacaaaattatgttgtcatctatatgtgtatgtatgactcaataaaatatttgtaaaaaaccgaaccaaccgaaccgaaccaaaccgcattagtttggtttggttcggattttttttaaaagccaaccaaaccaaatcaaaccgcactattttttctcttgcggttcggatgatttttttcgtcaaaaccgcccaaaccgcaccgcgaacacccctaaaccAAACAAGAGAAGTTCTActcttctcttcaacttctctctctcttcaacttctctctcttctttttctCCTCTACCAAGCACACCCTATATGGTGGGTGTTGGCAAATCTCAGGGTAACAAAACTTGGTCTGGTTGTATTCCTAACCTGGATTTTGTTCCTTCTTGCATTCTGCTGGTATTAGTACCGCCTTATTCATGCATGAGGTGtcttaataatgtttttttttgttgatagaAGTCAATGCAAAATTGGGAGCTAAATACTTGTTGTTCCATAAACTTTATAGTGTTAATCGAAATTCTCAACATTCATTTTTGACTTAATGACAAATAGCACCAGTAATTATTTAATTCCAAAGATTTAACTTAACCATAGCTTTTTTGTTTGTTCAAATAATTGAATCACagcaccaatcgttagttggtccagtggtgattggcgttagacttggtagggagaaccacggttcgatccgccgcaactgcgatcgggaggaggatgaaaccacttgatgtcagaactcgCCCTCGAATCAGACTAAACCGGtagtataaagccaaaaaaaaaaaaaaattgaatcacaGCTATCCTACATCATCCTACTCTCCTAATAATTCATTTGAGGTTCATTTTGGACCTTGATATTGCCCATAAAACTATAATTGACACTTGATATTAAGAAAATTAAGACTTCTTACTTCTAAATTAAAACTATACTTTCCAAAACTTTCATTAATCCTAAATTTTACATTTACACCATTGATTTTCACATCACTAAAAGTCTATTCGtctcagctttaaaaaaatgattttttttttatatttttcaaaatcgttttttaaaatattacaagtttttttatattcgttttttctaaaatgaaacactaattttaacatcctataacataaacatacgttattaaagaccaaaatttagtcaaaatcacaattttttaaaaaagttatatttcaaaaataatttttataaaaatttatgagaaaataggtgatgcactgacagtttaaaaaagttttacactgtcaaccaatcacgaccatgtatCAGGATAAATCaaactgtaattttaaaaaagtttatatGACATGacaaaacgatttgtttctattggattacaccgtcagtgcactacctttaacctcaaaatttatttgaaatagcttcaaaattaaataatttttttgaaattttgatatatttttttcataaatagatggatacctaaaatcacattttaagaataactattcaaacaaaattttcattcgaaatttttataaaaaaaaatttataattttttttttacaaaattatataacactatgaaaatcatttttaaaaagaaaaaaaccaaaGTTGCATAATCAATCCCTTGATACCAATGCTATTTCTAGAGTCAACATTAAACATAAGAAACAAAttcctcattcattcaaaaacatcaaacagttttgtttatatttctttaaACATTTTCATCATTAAACAAAATCTATAATCTCAAAACTCAGTTGACTTTTTATGTAACAATAAATCTTAACCGTAAGTGTTTTTTTAATGGTGTATTTTAAACATCTCCTAACCAAAATTTATACAACAAAGACTACATCACAATAAACACAATGCTAATCACAATCTATCACTATACGCAAATCCTATGGATCACATCCTTCTTTCACCGTCACTATTAAAAATGTTATGAGTAAGATACCCAAATCAAAACCCATAACGTGATAGGTTAGAATATACAGAAACTTTTCCCAATCTAATCCATTTTGTCCTTTGTTTGGATCATGTCATCCTCAAATTTCACGACAAAAACTTTCATTACAACACAATACAATTTTCTAGATTCTTTCACTTTTCAACCAAAACCAACGTTACATAAACTTGTTATGCAATACTATGTGCTATATACTAGAAAATTACAAATACATTTCTGGTTTTTTCAACTAATACTCTAGAACTAAAATACAAACAAACCATTGATCCTAGAATACAAAATAAAACAGTACTTGATTGGTGTGTGACAAACATAACCGAGGTTAATGTTCTACATGTTTCAAACTAACACGTGTCCTTAGACGTGTCCCCTTTGAGTTCCTCTTCTCCCATTGGCTTTGCGGTGCCCATTTCCATTGATTCTTCTTCTGTTGTTGTCTTTGCATTATTCCCTTTATTCCCACGATATATCAAATACAATATTAGTTGCAATGTCCCCAAGAATGACCCTACACCATTTGGTACCTACAAATAACAAATTTACCCCATCACTTTGTCACTTTCTTGCCAAATTCATTGCAAAAAATGCTAACAATCATTCATAACCTATACATCAAAGACACGACACTAAGGACACGACACTAATCCAAATACGACACTGACACATGTCAAATATCATACAGTCTAACTTTCATgaaaatatgattgaaaatgTATCTTGACATGCGTTTGTGTCAGACATCAAATATTCTAACTTAAGATATTGATATGTGTTGGTATCAGACACAAACACGCGTCAGATACCAGACATTCTAAACTTATATGATCGAAGGGATTATTGTGTGCTTACGGCGATAAATGGATCACGGCCTAGAACACCATAGATGAACCAAGAGGTACCACAAAGGAACACAAATAGTGAAAGGAAGAATGGCATGAACTCCACACTTTTTGTTTTCACCACCAATCTCTGCACACatcaaaatcaaaaattaaattagaaactTACCAAAAACAAATTATACAAAAGGGCACATTTGTAAATTCAACTTTGTACATAAAAGTAAAGAACATACATAGTTTGTACAATAATGAAATCAATGATTAACAAATAGGAAAACTAAGTTACCAAAAACAGAAACAGATTCATGCATTAGGCATGATGCTTAATTTAGCTAAACACTTAATCTAACCTTTCTCACTCAGATTAAATGACTCTTTTTTTTGACTTATTTGACTTATATGACTTATTCAAAGAGTTAAAAAAAAAGCAATAATTAACATAAAAAGTGTGAGCAAAAAACTTACCATAATAGAGAGAGGTGAACCATACATAATGATTGAGAATATTGCAGCAGCAAAACCACAAAACACTTTCCTTGAATTACCATGCAAAGCAAAGAGTGAAATGAAAACAACAGCTGCAAATACTGTTATCACAAAAGCAAATAAGCCACTTATTTTCAGCTTCTCCTTTTTTGGTGCATataggatgaagatgaaaacgtATATGATTTCAATCACTGCTCCTGTTCCATTGATTATTGTTACTAGTATGTTGTGTGGTGACACAAATGGTAAACCAtacctgaaaattgttaaatcAATACTCAAATCAGAACATAACATAACCGCCGCAGAAAATAAAAAGTGATGAAGATAACCGCCGCAAAAATGAAGAAAATCATATCAAGAAAGAAGAACAAGGAAAGAAAGTTAGTTACCAAGAAGAAAGAAGACAGTTGAGAAGTGTCATAATGTATGGAACACCAGAGAATTTCTCTGTTGATTTCTTCACAATAATCCTCTTGAAAGTGATTCTGCAAAAGCAAAATCAACATAAGTTTCACTTACTCAAACCTTGAAGTTGAACCATGTGAAACAAAACGAAAAAGATCAAATTTTTATACATGATAAAGAATCAGAAACGAAAAAGATTAAAAGGGTTATTGCAAAATGATTCATAGAGTGGAAAAGTTGAAAGAAATGGATCATACATTGGAGCCAAGAAGAGGAAAAGGCCAAAAGCGTTTCCTGCATAACATAAAGAAAATGAGAAACAGAGAAAACAGAGTTCTGAAAAACAAGAACACATCAAGAGAGAGGATTGTTATGAACCTACCAAATATACCAAATATGAAATGAGCAATATCCatgat from Vicia villosa cultivar HV-30 ecotype Madison, WI linkage group LG4, Vvil1.0, whole genome shotgun sequence encodes the following:
- the LOC131600348 gene encoding bidirectional sugar transporter SWEET1-like, giving the protein MDIAHFIFGIFGNAFGLFLFLAPIITFKRIIVKKSTEKFSGVPYIMTLLNCLLSSWYGLPFVSPHNILVTIINGTGAVIEIIYVFIFILYAPKKEKLKISGLFAFVITVFAAVVFISLFALHGNSRKVFCGFAAAIFSIIMYGSPLSIMRLVVKTKSVEFMPFFLSLFVFLCGTSWFIYGVLGRDPFIAVPNGVGSFLGTLQLILYLIYRGNKGNNAKTTTEEESMEMGTAKPMGEEELKGDTSKDTC